One part of the Nitrosophilus kaiyonis genome encodes these proteins:
- the gyrA gene encoding DNA gyrase subunit A: protein MADLFEKSQDIQEIDIEESVKTSYLDYSMSVIIGRALPDARDGLKPVHRRILYAMNELGLTSRAAYKKSARIVGDVIGKYHPHGDTAVYDALVRMAQPFSMRIPLVDGQGNFGSIDGDNPAAMRYTEARMTSIAEELLRDIDKDTVDFVPNYDDTLTEPDVLPSRVPNLLLNGSNGIAVGMATNIPPHRLDELVDALLLLVDNPDATLNEVMEHIEGPDFPTGGIIFGKQGILNAYKSGRGRIKVRAKTHIEKKGNREVIVIDELPYQVNKARLIEQIANLVKEKQIEGISEIRDESDREGIRVVIELKKDIFSDIVLNNLYKSTNMEITFGIILLAIVNKEPKVFTLIELLNLFLNHRKTIIIRRTIFELEKAKKRAHILEGLLKALENIDEVIKTIKASEDTPSARTALIEKFDLSEIQANAILDMKLQRLTGLEREKLENEYKELLAEIERLSAILKSEEKLNEIIKEELTEIKEKFSTPRLTEIVESYEEIDIEDLIPNEPVVVTITHRGYIKRVPLKQYEKQKRGGKGKTAITTYEDDFIEDFFISNTHDTLMFVTDKGQLYWLKVYKIPESSRTAKGKAVVNLLNLEPNEKIKAIIPTTDFSEEKSLAFFTKNGIVKRTNLSEFSNIRSKGIRAISLDENDELITAKIVKPSTKWLFIITKKGMCIRFPVTDVREMGRSARGVTGIRFKYPQDMVVGAETIENEEQELLTVSEKGIGKRTEANEYREQSRGGKGVIAMKLTPKTGDVVGVVTVDEDKDLMVLTSIGKMIRVDMQSIRKAGRNTSGVMIVRLDKGDKVVSIAKCPKEEKEEGAEVEES from the coding sequence ATGGCAGATCTTTTTGAAAAAAGTCAAGATATTCAAGAGATAGATATAGAAGAGTCAGTAAAGACAAGTTATCTTGATTATTCTATGAGTGTTATTATCGGTAGGGCTCTACCAGATGCAAGAGATGGATTAAAACCAGTTCATAGAAGAATACTTTATGCAATGAATGAGCTAGGTCTTACAAGTAGAGCTGCATATAAAAAGAGTGCAAGAATCGTAGGGGATGTTATAGGTAAGTACCATCCTCATGGCGATACTGCTGTATATGATGCTCTTGTTAGAATGGCTCAACCTTTTTCAATGAGAATTCCTTTAGTTGATGGACAAGGAAACTTTGGATCTATCGATGGAGACAATCCTGCTGCAATGAGATATACTGAAGCAAGGATGACCTCTATTGCAGAAGAGCTTTTAAGAGATATTGATAAAGATACTGTTGATTTTGTTCCAAACTATGATGATACTTTAACTGAACCTGATGTTCTACCAAGTAGAGTTCCAAACCTTTTACTCAATGGCTCTAACGGAATTGCAGTTGGTATGGCAACAAATATTCCACCACATAGGCTTGATGAACTTGTGGACGCATTGCTTCTTTTGGTTGATAATCCAGATGCAACACTTAATGAAGTTATGGAACATATAGAAGGGCCTGATTTTCCAACTGGTGGGATTATATTTGGAAAACAGGGAATTTTAAATGCCTATAAAAGTGGACGTGGAAGAATAAAGGTTCGAGCAAAAACCCATATAGAAAAAAAGGGAAATAGAGAGGTTATTGTTATAGATGAGCTTCCTTATCAAGTAAATAAAGCAAGACTTATTGAACAGATTGCAAATCTTGTAAAAGAAAAACAGATTGAAGGAATTAGTGAAATAAGAGATGAGAGTGATAGAGAAGGAATAAGAGTAGTAATCGAATTAAAAAAAGATATATTTAGCGATATTGTTTTAAACAATTTATATAAATCAACAAATATGGAAATAACATTTGGAATAATCCTTTTAGCAATAGTAAATAAAGAACCAAAAGTCTTTACACTGATAGAACTGTTAAATCTATTTTTAAATCATAGAAAAACAATAATTATTAGAAGAACAATTTTTGAACTAGAAAAGGCTAAAAAAAGAGCTCATATTTTAGAGGGTCTATTAAAAGCGCTTGAAAATATTGATGAGGTTATTAAAACTATTAAAGCAAGTGAAGATACACCAAGCGCAAGAACAGCTTTAATAGAAAAATTTGATTTAAGTGAAATCCAAGCAAATGCAATTTTAGATATGAAATTGCAGCGTTTAACTGGACTTGAGAGAGAAAAGCTTGAAAATGAGTATAAAGAGCTTTTAGCTGAGATTGAAAGGCTATCAGCCATTTTAAAAAGCGAAGAGAAATTAAATGAGATTATAAAAGAAGAATTAACTGAAATAAAAGAGAAATTTTCAACTCCAAGATTAACTGAAATTGTAGAAAGTTATGAAGAGATAGATATAGAGGATTTAATACCAAATGAGCCCGTTGTTGTAACAATAACTCATAGAGGCTATATAAAAAGAGTTCCTCTAAAACAATATGAAAAACAAAAAAGAGGCGGAAAAGGAAAGACCGCAATTACAACATATGAAGATGATTTTATTGAAGATTTCTTTATATCAAATACTCATGATACTTTAATGTTTGTAACAGACAAAGGCCAACTTTATTGGCTAAAAGTTTATAAAATTCCAGAGAGTTCAAGAACAGCTAAAGGTAAAGCTGTTGTAAATCTTTTAAATCTTGAGCCAAATGAAAAAATTAAAGCAATTATTCCTACAACAGATTTTAGCGAAGAAAAATCTTTAGCATTCTTTACAAAAAATGGTATTGTAAAAAGAACAAATTTAAGTGAATTTAGCAATATTAGAAGCAAAGGCATAAGAGCTATTTCTTTAGATGAAAATGATGAGTTAATTACTGCAAAAATAGTAAAACCAAGCACAAAATGGCTCTTTATAATAACAAAAAAAGGAATGTGCATAAGATTTCCTGTAACAGATGTTAGAGAGATGGGCAGAAGCGCTAGAGGTGTTACAGGAATAAGATTTAAATATCCTCAAGATATGGTTGTTGGAGCAGAAACTATTGAAAATGAAGAACAAGAGCTATTAACAGTTAGTGAAAAAGGAATAGGAAAAAGAACTGAAGCAAATGAATATAGAGAGCAATCTCGTGGTGGAAAAGGTGTGATTGCTATGAAACTCACTCCTAAAACTGGAGATGTTGTAGGCGTTGTTACAGTTGATGAAGATAAAGATTTGATGGTATTAACAAGCATTGGCAAAATGATAAGAGTAGATATGCAATCAATAAGAAAAGCTGGAAGAAACACAAGTGGAGTAATGATAGTAAGACTTGATAAAGGTGATAAAGTAGTAAGTATTGCAAAATGTCCAAAAGAAGAAAAAGAAGAAGGAGCAGAAGTTGAGGAAAGTTAA
- a CDS encoding aspartate-semialdehyde dehydrogenase produces the protein MRKVNVAVVGVTGAVGEEMLRVLEEVDFPINKLVPLASARSAGNKIEFKNEEYTVLELTESVFEEQEVEIALFSAGGSVSAHYAPYAAEAGAVVIDNTSHFRMDPEVPLVVPEVNPQDIAAWKTKGIIANPNCSTIQMVQALKPIDDIFGIKRVDVSTYQATSGAGKSAMEEMVMQMKDFFNFKLDESKHKKFPHQIALNVIPQIDKFMDNGYTKEEMKMVNETKKIMHKNIEVSATCVRVPVLRGHSESVTIWLEKDITAEAAREALYNGKNIVVMDEPQNSIYPMPITVVDRDETFVGRIRKDIYKDNVLHMWVVADNLRVGAATNAVRIAQKWLEMEGQ, from the coding sequence TTGAGGAAAGTTAATGTAGCAGTAGTTGGTGTTACCGGAGCCGTCGGTGAGGAGATGCTGAGAGTTTTAGAAGAGGTTGATTTTCCAATAAACAAGCTAGTACCTCTTGCAAGTGCCAGAAGTGCTGGAAATAAAATAGAGTTTAAAAATGAAGAGTATACAGTTTTAGAATTAACTGAATCAGTTTTTGAAGAACAAGAAGTAGAAATTGCGCTATTTAGTGCAGGAGGAAGTGTATCAGCACACTATGCACCATATGCAGCTGAAGCTGGTGCAGTTGTCATTGATAATACAAGCCACTTTAGAATGGACCCAGAAGTTCCATTGGTTGTTCCTGAAGTAAATCCACAAGATATTGCAGCATGGAAAACCAAGGGAATCATTGCAAATCCAAACTGTTCAACAATTCAGATGGTACAAGCTTTAAAGCCGATTGATGATATTTTTGGAATTAAAAGAGTTGATGTTTCAACTTATCAAGCAACAAGTGGGGCTGGAAAAAGTGCAATGGAAGAGATGGTTATGCAGATGAAAGATTTTTTCAATTTTAAACTTGATGAGAGTAAACACAAAAAGTTTCCTCACCAGATTGCACTAAATGTTATCCCACAAATTGATAAATTTATGGATAACGGATATACAAAAGAAGAGATGAAAATGGTTAATGAAACCAAAAAAATAATGCATAAAAATATTGAAGTAAGTGCTACTTGCGTTAGAGTTCCAGTTCTAAGAGGACATAGTGAATCAGTAACTATATGGCTTGAAAAAGATATAACTGCTGAAGCTGCAAGAGAAGCTTTATATAATGGAAAAAATATTGTAGTTATGGATGAACCTCAAAATAGTATCTATCCTATGCCAATAACTGTTGTAGATAGGGATGAAACATTTGTTGGAAGAATAAGAAAAGATATATACAAAGATAATGTTTTACATATGTGGGTTGTAGCAGATAATTTAAGAGTTGGTGCAGCAACAAATGCTGTAAGAATTGCTCAAAAATGGCTTGAAATGGAAGGACAATGA
- a CDS encoding OprD family outer membrane porin: MKKIGISLSVVALLGSATFAADDLTSAFKDAKYSGEIRAMYIKNSVKEGDDTRGFALGGNLGFESAPLYGISVGARFYTTQDMGLNDDNPNKVDQTLFGNSTDGYSILGQAYIKATFKNTTLVLGRQQLDTPLAGSDDIRIIPNLFEAYTLINKDLPDTTLILSHVTKMSGWDSLDNAKKFKPMSDAAGVGEIAPDEAVTVGAIIYEGFKNITLQAWDYYAHEVLNAVYLQADFNWKCLLSEDIDMSAALQYYSEKDKGKVNDAGVTIDYYVYGAMINAAHKSGLGLTLAFNKVSDDDSVHTFGAWGGYPEFAVADETWYNSLGNMQDAKSYKVALSYDFSSSNIEGLSATLAYVNFDLEDKYNANVDEDTDVFDVIIGYEGIKNLTLGAVYENRDSDDKALDNKVFKISASYSF; the protein is encoded by the coding sequence ATGAAAAAAATAGGAATTAGCTTATCGGTTGTTGCATTATTAGGTAGTGCAACTTTTGCAGCAGATGATTTAACAAGTGCATTCAAAGATGCAAAGTATAGCGGTGAAATTAGAGCTATGTATATAAAAAATAGTGTTAAAGAGGGAGATGATACACGTGGTTTTGCTCTTGGTGGAAATCTTGGATTTGAGAGTGCTCCTCTTTATGGAATAAGTGTAGGAGCAAGATTTTATACAACTCAAGATATGGGCTTAAATGATGATAATCCAAATAAAGTTGACCAGACTCTTTTTGGAAACTCAACTGATGGATACAGTATTTTAGGTCAAGCATATATTAAAGCAACATTTAAAAATACTACATTGGTTTTAGGAAGACAGCAACTTGACACTCCACTTGCAGGAAGTGATGATATAAGAATCATTCCAAATCTATTTGAAGCATATACCTTAATAAATAAAGATTTGCCAGATACTACACTTATCTTATCTCATGTAACAAAAATGAGCGGATGGGATAGTTTAGATAATGCTAAAAAATTTAAACCAATGTCAGATGCCGCTGGAGTAGGTGAGATAGCTCCAGATGAGGCTGTTACTGTAGGAGCAATTATATATGAAGGATTTAAAAATATAACTTTACAAGCATGGGATTATTATGCTCATGAAGTATTAAATGCTGTATATTTACAAGCAGATTTTAACTGGAAATGTTTATTAAGCGAAGATATAGATATGAGTGCGGCACTACAATACTACTCAGAAAAAGATAAAGGAAAAGTAAATGACGCTGGAGTTACTATAGATTATTATGTATATGGAGCGATGATAAATGCTGCCCATAAATCAGGTCTTGGCTTGACTCTAGCTTTTAATAAAGTCAGTGATGATGACAGTGTTCATACATTTGGAGCTTGGGGAGGATATCCAGAGTTTGCTGTAGCAGATGAGACTTGGTACAACTCTCTTGGAAATATGCAAGATGCAAAAAGTTATAAAGTAGCACTAAGTTATGATTTTTCAAGCTCTAATATTGAGGGATTAAGTGCTACTTTAGCATATGTAAATTTTGATCTTGAAGATAAATATAATGCAAATGTAGATGAAGATACAGATGTCTTTGATGTGATTATTGGATATGAAGGAATTAAAAATTTAACTCTTGGTGCAGTATATGAAAATAGAGATTCAGATGATAAAGCTTTAGATAATAAAGTATTTAAAATTTCAGCAAGCTATAGCTTCTAA